The Kineothrix sp. IPX-CK genomic interval TTTGCGGATGAGGAGACGCAATATATCTATTATGATGACGACGGCTACGGGAAGGACTATAAAAATACCGGAAATTACACGGTTCTTAAGGTAAGTCCGGAGAAATAGAAATAAGCTGCGGTACTTGTATATGATAAGTACCGCAGCTTTTTTTATGATTATCTACTGGATCTATAAGCTTGCGGGTTTACAGATTATAAGCCGCTTATGTCGATATTACCGGACCCGCAGGAGACTTTGATATTCTTTTGCAAGTCCGGAGAGGAAAGCGGTTTATACTTTGCGCCCATATCCTGCTCTTCGATTTTAATGGTGCCGTATTCTGTAAATAAATCATAGGAATAGTCGGCAGCAGGGGAGGAGAAGCGCAGGGAAACGTTTCCATATTCATTATCTGCTGTTAAGATATGGAAGGCAGCATCCTTCATGTATAGAGATCCGGATCCCATCGTAATATCCGTATTTCCGGATATGGTAATCCGCTCCGCGTTGTTTTCGCCGTATTCGATATCTGCAATGAAATTGTTTGCCGTTATATCCGCTATGGTAAGGTCACCCGTATTTATTTTTACGGAGAGAGAATCGGTATCTATGGAGCTTAACTGTAGGTCACCGTAATCGATCACTGTTTCAAAGATACCGGAAGCGATATTCTTTATATTCAGGCTGCCGGTATTTACTTTCATGGTAATGGCAGAAGCGTCGATGGCGCTTAGCGCTGCGTCTCCGTAATCAGTGGTTACTGTCAGGGTATCTGTAGTTATATTGTCCATATTCAAATCGCCGGTGTTTATGTTCAGCCCGATGACAGGAGCACTGACATCGGTCAGGCTTACATCACCGTAATCCATATATAAGGAAACGGAAGAAGCATTTAAAGCCGAAAGATTAGTGTTTCCACAGTCATTGCTGATCGAAACATTGCTCAATTCGGTGTTGTCTGGAATATAAACGGTAATGGATTCGTTTTCCCGTACGTTGCTGCTTCGAATACCTGAGAAGCCGATAAACATGTAGTTGGAGGAAGAGGCTGTATTACTCGCTTGATCTACATACAGCGTACCGTCTTTTATTTCATAGGACAAAGGATGATTCGCGGCCGTTTTATAAGAAATCTTGAAGTGATCGGATTCTTTGATTTCTACATTGGCATAGGAAGCGCTCATATCAATACTTTGAAAAGCGTCCAGTTCGCTATCTATTGTCTCCAAAATGTCAGTTTCCTTCAGCTTTGTCTGGTTCCAGGTATATACCTGGAAGCCATCCCGGTTTATGCCGATACCGATAACGCTTTCGCCGAGAAAAAAGCCTGTAAAATATAAAATGATGCCCAGACCGATAAAAGCAGCACATACAGCAAGAAATTTATTTGTTTTGCTCATTTTTTCTTCCTCCTTTTTCAATGAGATGTCCGAAGAAACGTACCATGCCGGTAAGGAACCATTGGCAGAAGCGTATCATGCCGAAGGTCAGCAGCATGCCGATTCCCATAGAGACAAGGCCGGCTCCCAGGCAGCTGAGGAAGGCAGGGAAATTGACGGTGATCACGGTGAATCCGGCGACGATGCAAAAAGGGCCGGAAATGGTAAGCACGATGCCTGCAAAGATAAAGCACACTATGATTGCCAGTATACAAAAAACAAAGGCGATGATCATTACGGCGAAGGCC includes:
- a CDS encoding DUF4097 family beta strand repeat-containing protein; this encodes MSKTNKFLAVCAAFIGLGIILYFTGFFLGESVIGIGINRDGFQVYTWNQTKLKETDILETIDSELDAFQSIDMSASYANVEIKESDHFKISYKTAANHPLSYEIKDGTLYVDQASNTASSSNYMFIGFSGIRSSNVRENESITVYIPDNTELSNVSISNDCGNTNLSALNASSVSLYMDYGDVSLTDVSAPVIGLNINTGDLNMDNITTDTLTVTTDYGDAALSAIDASAITMKVNTGSLNIKNIASGIFETVIDYGDLQLSSIDTDSLSVKINTGDLTIADITANNFIADIEYGENNAERITISGNTDITMGSGSLYMKDAAFHILTADNEYGNVSLRFSSPAADYSYDLFTEYGTIKIEEQDMGAKYKPLSSPDLQKNIKVSCGSGNIDISGL
- a CDS encoding DUF1700 domain-containing protein produces the protein MNKVEYMQSLRKQLRRLPKEDFERAVDYFEEYFSDAGAEEEAQVIENLGTPEFAAEQIIAEIVRKNASAPVKDVKRGLNAVWVGVLAVCAAPLALPLALAFAVMIIAFVFCILAIIVCFIFAGIVLTISGPFCIVAGFTVITVNFPAFLSCLGAGLVSMGIGMLLTFGMIRFCQWFLTGMVRFFGHLIEKGGRKNEQNK